A section of the Nitrospirae bacterium CG2_30_53_67 genome encodes:
- a CDS encoding NADH dehydrogenase (The point of entry for the majority of electrons that traverse the respiratory chain eventually resulting in the reduction of oxygen), whose product MGLEKLLQREAVTTRLDAAIGWARKYSLFQYPFATACCSMEYMSVACSHYDIDRFGAGLPRWSPRQADLLMVVGTISHKLAPILRQVYDQMCEPKWVLSFGVCATSGGFYDNYATVQGIDTIIPVDIYVAGCPPRPEAVLDGLIKLQEKIQKQKQVY is encoded by the coding sequence ATGGGATTAGAGAAACTTCTGCAAAGGGAGGCCGTCACCACTCGTCTGGACGCGGCCATCGGGTGGGCCCGCAAATATTCCCTCTTCCAATACCCTTTTGCCACGGCCTGCTGTTCCATGGAATACATGTCCGTGGCCTGTTCGCATTATGATATCGACCGGTTCGGCGCGGGGCTCCCGAGGTGGTCGCCGAGGCAGGCCGACCTCCTCATGGTGGTCGGAACCATCAGTCACAAGCTCGCCCCCATCCTGAGACAGGTTTACGACCAGATGTGCGAACCCAAGTGGGTCCTCTCCTTCGGGGTCTGCGCGACCTCGGGCGGGTTCTATGACAACTACGCCACGGTGCAGGGGATCGACACCATCATCCCTGTGGACATCTACGTGGCCGGATGCCCGCCGCGGCCTGAAGCGGTCCTCGACGGGCTGATCAAGCTCCAGGAAAAGATACAGAAGCAAAAGCAGGTATACTGA